From the genome of Labrus bergylta chromosome 12, fLabBer1.1, whole genome shotgun sequence, one region includes:
- the zmp:0000001088 gene encoding trypsin gives MELPSLLLCALLKALAVYCKEEAQGRIVGGYAPVPHSIKYTVSIQTTRRQHICGGSLINKYWVLTAAHCNIGVENIVIVAGDYSLTIFEGTEQEILPKVLVPHPDYNNTTNNSDIMLIKLKAPVYLNSYVSIALLPRHGASISVGRICRVSGWGYTSPSGGQIPSTIHTVRLPIVSTQQCNSSESFDGHITENMLCAGYSIGGKDACQGDSGGPLVCEGRVYGIVSWGIGCGDAQFPGVYTAVSKFRRWIDNTIFSYYSKCNKN, from the exons ATGGAGCTGCCATCTTTATTGCTGTGTGCACTGTTAAAAGCCCTGGCTGTGTACT GTAAAGAGGAGGCACAGGGACGTATAGTGGGAGGATACGCACCAGTTCCACATTCAATCAAGTACACTGTGTCGATACAGACGACAAGGCGTCAGCATATTTGTGGAGGCTCCTTGATAAATAAGTACTGGGTACTCACAGCGGCACACTGTAACATCGG GGTTGAAAATATTGTGATAGTAGCAGGGGACTACTCTCTGACCATCTTTGAAGGCACAGAGCAAGAAATCCTGCCCAAAGTTCTGGTTCCCCACCCTGATTACAACAACACTAccaacaacagtgacatcatgcTCATAAAG CTGAAGGCCCCCGTTTACCTGAACAGCTACGTTTCCATCGCTCTGTTACCCCGACACGGCGCCTCCATATCGGTGGGCAGAATTTGTCGAGTCTCAGGATGGGGATACACCAGCCCCAGTGGAGGCCAGATCCCCTCCACCATCCACACCGTGAGACTCCCCATCGTGTCAACGCAACAATGCAACAGCAGCGAGTCCTTTGACGGCCATATAACAGAAAACATGCTCTGTGCTGGTTACAGTATAGGTGGAAAGGATGCCTGTCAG GGTGACTCTGGAGGTCCGTTGGTGTGTGAGGGACGGGTTTATGGCATTGTGTCCTGGGGGATAGGATGTGGAGATGCCCAGTTCCCTGGAGTCTATACAGCTGTGTCCAAGTTCCGCAGGTGGATAGACAACACCATATTTAGTTACTACAGCAAGTGTAACAAGAATTAA